The Sulfitobacter sp. SK011 genome has a window encoding:
- the hutU gene encoding urocanate hydratase, with protein sequence MTNPRHNTRDIFPATGNKLIAKSWMTEAPMRMLMNNLHPDVAENPHELVVYGGIGRAARTWKDFDQIVAALTDLEGDETLLVQSGKPVGVFKTHENAPRVLIANSNLVPHWANWDHFNELDKRGLAMYGQMTAGSWIYIGTQGIVQGTYETFVEAGRQHYDGDLTGKWILTGGLGGMGGAQPLAAVMAGACCLAVECNPDSIDFRLRTKYLDEKAETLDEALAMIEKWTAAGEAKSVGLLGNAADVFPELAARMGNGGIRPDMVTDQTSAHDPLNGYLPQGWTMGQWRAKRESDPKAVEKAARASMKTHVAAMVEFWNAGVPTLDYGNNIRQVALDEGLENAFAFPGFVPAYIRPLFCRGVGPFRWAALSGDPEDIYKTDQKVKELIPDDAHLHKWLDMARERISFQGLPARICWVGLGLRDKLGLAFNEMVRTGELSAPIVIGRDHLDSGSVASPNRETEAMKDGSDAVSDWPLLNALLNTASGATWVSLHHGGGVGMGFSQHSGMVICCDGTEEADKRIARVLWNDPATGVMRHADAGYDIALDCARENGLNLPGILG encoded by the coding sequence ATGACCAATCCCCGCCACAACACCCGCGACATCTTTCCTGCGACGGGTAACAAGCTCATTGCGAAAAGTTGGATGACCGAAGCCCCAATGCGGATGCTGATGAACAATCTGCACCCGGATGTCGCTGAAAACCCTCATGAATTGGTGGTTTATGGCGGCATTGGGCGCGCCGCGCGCACGTGGAAGGATTTCGACCAGATTGTCGCCGCTCTGACCGATCTGGAGGGCGATGAGACGCTGTTGGTGCAGTCAGGTAAGCCTGTGGGCGTGTTCAAAACCCATGAAAATGCACCTAGGGTATTGATTGCAAACAGCAATCTGGTGCCGCACTGGGCCAATTGGGATCACTTTAACGAACTCGATAAACGTGGGCTTGCGATGTACGGCCAGATGACTGCGGGATCGTGGATTTACATTGGAACTCAAGGCATTGTGCAGGGAACTTACGAAACCTTTGTCGAGGCTGGGCGGCAGCATTACGATGGCGATTTGACCGGAAAATGGATCCTGACCGGGGGTCTTGGCGGCATGGGCGGCGCACAGCCTTTGGCGGCCGTCATGGCCGGTGCTTGCTGTCTGGCGGTGGAATGTAACCCTGATTCAATCGACTTTCGACTGCGGACGAAATACCTCGATGAAAAGGCCGAGACGCTGGACGAAGCACTGGCGATGATCGAAAAATGGACAGCGGCGGGCGAGGCCAAGTCGGTTGGCTTGCTGGGCAACGCCGCGGATGTTTTTCCTGAGCTGGCGGCACGCATGGGAAATGGCGGCATCCGCCCCGACATGGTGACGGACCAGACATCGGCGCATGACCCCCTGAACGGCTATCTGCCCCAAGGCTGGACGATGGGCCAGTGGCGCGCCAAGCGCGAGAGCGATCCCAAAGCGGTGGAGAAGGCGGCCCGCGCGTCGATGAAAACCCACGTCGCTGCAATGGTCGAGTTTTGGAACGCAGGTGTGCCGACGCTGGATTATGGCAACAACATCCGACAGGTGGCGCTGGATGAGGGCCTGGAAAACGCTTTTGCGTTCCCCGGATTTGTACCGGCCTATATTCGTCCGCTCTTTTGCCGGGGCGTAGGCCCGTTCCGCTGGGCGGCGCTGTCTGGCGACCCGGAGGACATTTACAAGACCGACCAAAAAGTCAAAGAACTGATCCCCGATGACGCGCATCTGCACAAATGGCTCGATATGGCGCGCGAAAGGATCAGTTTTCAGGGGCTACCTGCTCGGATTTGCTGGGTGGGATTGGGCCTGCGCGACAAACTGGGACTGGCCTTCAACGAAATGGTCCGCACCGGCGAACTTAGCGCTCCGATCGTTATCGGTCGGGACCATCTGGATTCCGGCTCCGTGGCCAGCCCGAACCGCGAAACCGAAGCCATGAAAGACGGCAGCGATGCGGTCAGCGACTGGCCGCTGCTGAATGCACTGTTGAACACCGCGTCGGGGGCCACATGGGTCTCGCTGCACCATGGTGGCGGCGTTGGCATGGGGTTCAGCCAGCATTCGGGCATGGTGATCTGTTGTGATGGAACCGAAGAAGCCGACAAACGGATCGCACGGGTGCTGTGGAATGACCCGGCAACCGGCGTGATGCGGCACGCGGACGCGGGGTATGATATCGCCCTTGATTGTGCGCGTGAAAACGGGCTGAATTTGCCGGGTATTTTGGGGTAG
- a CDS encoding aromatic ring-hydroxylating dioxygenase subunit alpha, whose amino-acid sequence MFLNNAWYVAAWDHEIGRDLTQITVLGRNVCIFRTQGGDIVALDDACPHRKLPLSMGRIKGDTVECGYHGLTFDCVGQCVWAPGGRIPSEARVHAYPTHEKYGLVWIWMGNPVLADPEEIFEIANWGDPAWGINRGEAMELDCNYLLMCDNLLDPTHVAWVHGSSFGQAATKDTPLRVTKTDQGVIVHRWMLDVEPAPFYKKVIAFKGNCDRLQHYEVRYPSHALIRAVFTPAGTGGPDGPLDADTFIMDSYNFMTPTTAGKTRYYWFQLRNIRPNDAALSQMMSEDVQHAFEEDRAVLNAVQKGMSTKTSPHIDLPIDGGQLRFRRQLEAMIAEEAAVDAAMAR is encoded by the coding sequence ATGTTTCTGAACAATGCGTGGTATGTGGCGGCGTGGGACCACGAAATTGGCCGTGACCTGACACAAATCACCGTTTTGGGCCGAAACGTCTGCATCTTCCGCACCCAAGGCGGCGATATTGTTGCCCTTGATGATGCCTGCCCGCATCGCAAGTTGCCGCTTAGCATGGGTCGGATCAAAGGTGACACTGTCGAATGCGGCTATCATGGGCTGACGTTTGATTGCGTTGGCCAGTGTGTCTGGGCACCCGGCGGACGGATCCCGTCAGAGGCGCGTGTACATGCCTATCCCACCCATGAGAAATACGGGCTGGTCTGGATATGGATGGGCAATCCGGTGCTGGCCGATCCAGAGGAAATCTTTGAGATCGCCAACTGGGGTGATCCGGCCTGGGGCATCAATCGCGGTGAAGCGATGGAGCTGGACTGCAATTATCTGCTGATGTGTGACAACCTGCTGGATCCAACCCATGTGGCCTGGGTCCATGGCAGCAGCTTTGGTCAGGCAGCCACCAAAGACACGCCACTGCGGGTGACAAAGACTGATCAAGGCGTCATCGTGCATCGCTGGATGCTGGATGTGGAACCGGCCCCTTTTTATAAAAAGGTCATTGCGTTCAAGGGCAATTGCGACCGCTTGCAACATTACGAGGTGCGCTATCCCAGTCACGCATTGATCCGCGCTGTGTTCACCCCGGCGGGTACCGGCGGGCCGGATGGGCCGCTGGATGCCGATACCTTTATCATGGACAGCTATAATTTCATGACACCGACCACGGCCGGAAAAACCCGCTACTATTGGTTCCAGCTGCGCAATATTCGGCCCAATGACGCAGCGCTCAGCCAGATGATGAGCGAAGATGTGCAGCACGCATTTGAAGAAGACCGCGCGGTGTTGAATGCCGTTCAAAAAGGCATGAGCACCAAGACCAGCCCGCACATCGACCTGCCAATCGACGGTGGCCAATTGCGGTTTCGACGCCAGCTGGAGGCGATGATCGCCGAAGAAGCTGCCGTCGATGCGGCGATGGCCAGGTGA
- a CDS encoding transglutaminase-like cysteine peptidase: MIGDVCKTHGHQSLWPFGRFARQSSNSVSPEKSGVFSSLTRELKKSVARAIFVLASWLCLISFSPAYAAGNNSPFLVPQSSISAPAGFSGLCSKYSWVCASTGQARISDGALLRLAKDINDKVNRQTPTIEDRVQYGRDEHWALPTARGGDCEDFVLLKKKTLIEHGVPSSNLLIATVLDRRLQSHAVLVLRTSKGDLVLDNLNKKIRPWKKTGYTFLKLQNPASLGTWHAVLAGGVINESPTASK, from the coding sequence ATGATCGGCGATGTCTGCAAAACCCACGGCCATCAAAGTCTTTGGCCGTTCGGCCGCTTTGCACGCCAGTCGTCGAACTCTGTCAGCCCAGAAAAGTCCGGTGTATTTTCGTCATTGACCCGTGAACTCAAAAAGAGTGTTGCGCGGGCAATTTTCGTTTTGGCTTCTTGGCTTTGCCTCATTAGTTTTTCACCTGCCTATGCGGCCGGCAACAACAGCCCGTTTCTTGTCCCGCAAAGTTCAATTTCTGCACCGGCCGGGTTTTCGGGCCTGTGTTCAAAGTACAGCTGGGTCTGTGCCTCTACTGGCCAGGCGCGGATAAGCGACGGGGCATTGCTTCGTTTGGCCAAGGACATCAACGACAAGGTAAACCGGCAAACCCCTACGATCGAAGACCGCGTGCAATACGGACGAGACGAACACTGGGCTTTACCGACTGCGCGTGGCGGTGATTGCGAGGACTTTGTCCTGCTCAAGAAGAAAACCCTGATCGAGCACGGCGTACCCTCATCAAACTTATTGATCGCGACAGTTCTCGATCGTCGCCTGCAAAGCCATGCAGTACTGGTCTTGCGCACGTCGAAGGGCGACTTGGTACTGGACAATCTGAACAAGAAAATCCGTCCGTGGAAGAAAACTGGCTACACTTTTCTGAAGTTGCAAAACCCCGCGTCGCTTGGCACCTGGCATGCAGTGCTGGCAGGCGGGGTCATTAATGAGAGCCCCACGGCGTCAAAATAA
- a CDS encoding protein-L-isoaspartate O-methyltransferase: MTDFTTRRTMMVDTQVRPSDVTKFPIIDAMLTVCREDFVPAMQREAAYMGENLDLGSGRVLLEPRTLAKMLDALAVTNDEMVLDIGCAMGYSAAVIAHMAEAVIAVEEDETMAAEAVEALAAAGADNVVVHVGPLSDGAPQHGPYDVIIIQGGVAEVPDTIKDQLKDGGRIAALFMQGALGEVRIGYKRGTQISWRAAFNAGAPVLAGFERQVAFQL, translated from the coding sequence ATGACTGATTTCACAACCCGCCGCACAATGATGGTCGACACGCAGGTGCGTCCATCGGATGTTACCAAATTTCCGATCATTGATGCGATGTTAACCGTGTGTCGCGAAGACTTTGTGCCCGCGATGCAGCGCGAGGCGGCCTATATGGGTGAGAACCTTGATCTGGGATCAGGGCGGGTGCTGCTTGAACCACGCACATTGGCCAAGATGCTAGACGCATTGGCGGTCACAAATGACGAAATGGTGCTCGATATCGGATGTGCGATGGGATATTCGGCAGCCGTCATTGCGCATATGGCTGAGGCGGTGATTGCCGTTGAAGAAGACGAAACCATGGCTGCGGAAGCGGTTGAGGCATTGGCTGCGGCAGGCGCAGACAATGTCGTTGTTCATGTCGGACCTCTGAGTGACGGCGCGCCGCAGCACGGGCCATATGATGTGATCATCATTCAGGGTGGCGTTGCAGAAGTGCCAGACACAATCAAGGATCAGCTCAAGGATGGGGGCCGGATTGCCGCCCTCTTTATGCAAGGTGCATTGGGTGAAGTAAGGATTGGCTACAAGCGTGGCACACAGATCAGTTGGCGTGCTGCGTTTAATGCGGGCGCACCGGTTCTGGCAGGCTTTGAACGGCAGGTTGCGTTTCAACTTTAA
- a CDS encoding TolC family outer membrane protein encodes MPVMSLTKTLKRASPIVALSLAVFGFAVPQVAKADTLADALVGAYTHSGLLEQNRALLRAADEDVAIAGSTLKPVLSWSADLTQNFGRTRAGGAGFSSSVDNLSATIGLIGQLLLFDFGASQYRIEAAKETVLATRGTLLDIEQIVLLRAVRAYMGVIEASEFVALRNNNLRLLTQELRAARDRFDVGEVTRTDVALAEAQLAQARSGLAGAEGDYLRAIEEYRNAVGRKPGRLSAPPRLPDVGVDVEGAKALAVRRHPLLAAAQHQVAAAELLIKAGEADMEPTVSLTGRYGLTENFGTPNYNRTGSVGLEFKQTIYGGGQLSAQVRKSMAQRDAQRSNLHVVTHDIRQDVGNAYASLASARAVLEASERQIRAARIAFRGVREEATLGARTTLDVLDAEQSLLDAESARVSARSNLYVAAYTVLSATGQLTAQDLKLPVQIYDPAAYYNLVKDSPAKRSRQGQKLDRVLRALQKQ; translated from the coding sequence ATGCCAGTTATGTCATTGACCAAAACTCTGAAGCGGGCCAGTCCCATCGTCGCGCTAAGTCTGGCGGTATTTGGTTTTGCTGTGCCACAAGTCGCCAAGGCTGATACCCTCGCCGATGCGCTGGTCGGTGCTTATACTCATTCGGGATTGCTGGAACAGAACCGTGCCTTGCTGCGTGCCGCCGACGAAGATGTGGCAATCGCGGGATCTACTTTGAAACCTGTGTTAAGTTGGTCGGCCGATCTGACGCAGAATTTTGGGAGAACGCGTGCTGGCGGGGCAGGGTTCTCTTCATCCGTGGATAATCTTTCTGCCACCATCGGCCTGATCGGTCAGCTGTTGCTTTTTGATTTTGGGGCCAGCCAGTACCGGATTGAAGCAGCCAAGGAAACGGTTTTGGCGACCCGTGGCACGCTGCTTGACATCGAACAGATCGTTCTTTTGCGGGCTGTCCGCGCCTATATGGGGGTGATTGAAGCATCGGAATTTGTGGCGCTGCGCAACAACAACCTGCGTCTGTTGACCCAGGAACTGCGGGCCGCACGGGACCGTTTTGATGTTGGCGAAGTCACGCGGACAGATGTTGCCCTGGCCGAAGCGCAACTGGCGCAGGCCCGCAGCGGTCTGGCTGGTGCCGAAGGTGATTACCTGCGCGCCATTGAAGAATACCGCAATGCCGTGGGCCGCAAGCCTGGTCGATTGAGCGCGCCACCGCGCTTGCCCGACGTGGGCGTTGACGTTGAGGGGGCCAAAGCTTTGGCCGTGCGCCGCCATCCGTTGTTGGCCGCAGCCCAGCATCAGGTCGCTGCAGCTGAACTGCTGATCAAGGCGGGCGAGGCGGATATGGAGCCAACTGTGTCGCTGACCGGGCGTTATGGGCTGACCGAGAACTTTGGAACCCCGAACTACAACCGTACTGGTTCGGTAGGACTAGAATTTAAGCAGACGATCTATGGCGGTGGACAACTGTCAGCGCAGGTGCGCAAAAGCATGGCGCAACGCGATGCTCAGCGTTCCAATTTGCATGTGGTGACCCATGATATTCGTCAGGACGTTGGCAACGCCTATGCCAGTCTGGCCTCGGCACGCGCGGTTTTGGAGGCATCTGAACGTCAAATTCGCGCCGCACGCATCGCCTTTCGCGGTGTTCGGGAAGAGGCGACATTGGGCGCGCGCACAACGCTGGACGTGCTGGATGCGGAACAATCGCTGCTTGATGCGGAATCAGCGCGGGTTTCGGCGCGTTCAAATCTATACGTCGCTGCCTACACGGTTTTGTCCGCGACAGGCCAGTTGACGGCACAGGATCTGAAATTACCGGTTCAGATCTACGATCCGGCGGCATATTATAATCTTGTAAAGGACAGTCCGGCAAAAAGATCCAGACAGGGTCAAAAACTGGATCGGGTGCTGCGCGCCCTACAAAAACAGTGA